Proteins from a single region of Thermotoga maritima MSB8:
- a CDS encoding glycosyltransferase family 4 protein, protein MKVLIITNLFPLNNNSNSGIFVVQRLRHYKSFNVNLDTISLGHHNSKIASLLEKLLRGHSNKKTLEEVENVKFYPVSIEINLLRLIKYGLLRNYFTVLCKEYKKMIEEAFNLNEYDLIHAHGMYSVPAGLTAKILAEKYRKPFIVTLHGSDVNLFMPHRKEIYVSILESASATIFVSKALLEKAKSLGFSGKNAVVIPNGYDETIFKPMDKEAVRKELGIHREGYKYVGFVGNLIPIKRADKLGEIFHLIAKEIPETFFIIVGDGPLRKKIEKETKGLNIIFTGRLPQKDVAKYMNAMDVMVLPSRNEGWPCVILEAQACGTCVIGSSNRGIPEAIGFPEYVVEEGDQFEERFARRVVEVLNEGYDVNRILERAKGFTWRNIVEKEIDVHKRVVLKS, encoded by the coding sequence ATGAAAGTTCTTATCATCACCAATCTTTTCCCTTTGAACAATAATTCAAATTCAGGTATCTTTGTTGTTCAAAGATTGAGGCACTATAAATCTTTCAATGTAAACCTCGATACTATTTCATTAGGACATCACAATAGCAAAATTGCGTCGTTATTAGAAAAATTATTACGAGGTCACAGTAACAAGAAAACTTTAGAAGAGGTCGAGAATGTAAAATTTTATCCAGTATCCATTGAAATAAATCTACTAAGACTCATTAAATATGGACTTCTTCGCAACTACTTCACAGTACTTTGCAAAGAATATAAGAAAATGATCGAAGAAGCTTTCAATCTTAATGAGTACGATCTGATACACGCTCACGGTATGTACAGTGTTCCAGCAGGTTTGACAGCAAAGATCTTAGCAGAAAAGTACAGAAAACCTTTCATTGTCACCTTACACGGAAGTGATGTTAATCTTTTCATGCCACACAGAAAAGAGATATACGTCTCCATCCTTGAAAGCGCATCGGCAACGATATTTGTTAGTAAGGCGCTTCTTGAAAAAGCAAAATCTTTAGGATTTTCCGGCAAAAACGCTGTTGTGATTCCAAACGGCTACGATGAGACGATATTCAAACCCATGGACAAAGAAGCTGTAAGAAAAGAACTTGGAATACACAGAGAAGGCTACAAGTACGTGGGCTTTGTAGGAAACCTCATACCGATAAAGCGAGCAGATAAACTGGGAGAGATATTCCATCTCATTGCAAAAGAGATACCAGAAACGTTCTTCATCATAGTTGGAGATGGGCCGTTGAGAAAAAAGATCGAAAAAGAAACGAAAGGCTTGAACATCATCTTCACAGGAAGACTTCCACAGAAAGATGTGGCAAAGTACATGAACGCAATGGACGTGATGGTATTGCCAAGCAGAAATGAAGGATGGCCCTGTGTCATTCTCGAGGCACAGGCCTGCGGTACATGTGTGATTGGAAGTAGCAACAGAGGAATTCCAGAAGCAATAGGTTTTCCAGAGTACGTTGTCGAGGAAGGAGATCAATTCGAAGAAAGATTCGCAAGAAGAGTGGTTGAGGTTTTGAATGAAGGATACGATGTAAACAGAATCCTGGAAAGAGCGAAAGGATTCACCTGGAGGAATATAGTGGAAAAGGAAATAGATGTGCACAAACGGGTGGTACTGAAATCGTAA
- a CDS encoding AAA family ATPase, producing MKQTVADLLSVLVDRPLREGESEYLVNRAREINYLNSIALHQPFGIVGVSGETGIGKTTVLNFVNPEGVFTVRVNISLRDSMESILYDLLHSLALSLEKVEEVSDLAKEVRKWITDEVSTIKGFSLGVSFGVNASLTHEKSIRPRFNFFKAREKLGELIKQTVQRKGKFLLIIDELDKEKKEDVLRVIDSIKNFIIMEDFVVILSLPFSIYREYAADRLRWNEAGNLENIFTDIVFVEPLKKLEIKELIIKRLGSYIELIEDGVLDIVADFSDGNPRDGLWILTKAIYDNIHKELLSKEDLINTINRTISEYTGLTLNLTENQKKAIRVLRGSVYSREKIIETLQKEGFKRTTAYSVMDQLLQKRILLVEKEGYRISGKFSYMEI from the coding sequence GTGAAGCAAACGGTGGCCGATCTTTTGAGTGTTCTGGTGGACAGACCGCTCAGAGAAGGCGAATCAGAATATCTGGTGAACAGGGCCAGGGAGATAAACTATCTGAACTCAATAGCACTTCATCAACCTTTTGGGATCGTGGGTGTTTCTGGAGAAACGGGCATTGGAAAAACGACGGTACTCAACTTCGTGAACCCGGAAGGAGTCTTCACGGTCAGGGTGAACATCTCGCTCAGAGACTCCATGGAGAGTATACTCTACGATCTTCTGCACAGTCTGGCGCTTTCCCTGGAGAAGGTGGAGGAAGTGTCGGATCTTGCAAAAGAGGTTAGAAAGTGGATAACGGATGAAGTTTCAACCATAAAGGGCTTTTCCCTCGGTGTTTCCTTTGGTGTGAACGCCAGCCTGACACATGAAAAATCGATCAGACCGAGGTTCAATTTCTTCAAAGCCAGAGAAAAGCTCGGAGAACTGATAAAACAGACGGTTCAGAGAAAAGGAAAATTCCTTCTGATCATAGACGAACTGGACAAGGAAAAGAAAGAAGACGTTCTCAGGGTGATAGATTCGATAAAGAACTTCATCATCATGGAGGACTTTGTCGTCATACTTTCTCTTCCCTTTTCTATATACCGAGAGTACGCTGCCGACAGACTGAGATGGAACGAAGCAGGAAATCTGGAAAACATATTCACAGACATCGTTTTTGTTGAGCCTCTGAAGAAACTTGAGATCAAAGAGTTGATCATCAAAAGGCTTGGATCTTACATTGAACTCATCGAAGACGGAGTGCTCGATATAGTGGCCGATTTTTCCGATGGAAACCCAAGAGACGGCCTGTGGATACTGACAAAGGCGATCTACGACAACATTCACAAGGAACTGTTGAGTAAAGAGGATCTGATCAACACGATCAACAGGACGATATCAGAGTACACCGGGCTGACTCTGAACCTGACAGAAAACCAGAAAAAGGCCATTCGAGTCCTGAGAGGTTCTGTCTACTCCAGAGAAAAGATCATAGAAACACTTCAGAAAGAGGGCTTCAAGCGAACAACGGCGTACTCAGTCATGGATCAACTCCTTCAAAAGCGGATACTCCTTGTTGAAAAGGAAGGCTACAGGATCTCTGGAAAGTTCAGTTACATGGAGATCTGA
- a CDS encoding lipopolysaccharide biosynthesis protein, giving the protein MTPNERDLLKKYISFSLGTWFRALISFFTTPITTWMINPEEFGKATMFSTVYSILLLVALLGTPNSFLRFFPQKSEEEKPVLLWSSVMPPVLLSILLSLVVFIFRSSINTFLVGTPDSKAHVILIATLITGIFQTFNLNLVRSKGRAILFSAIQVIQSLSQMGFIVLYALLVSRDFYTLLYAQLFSNVVALAVGMLFERSYWFPVKIDKKLVFEVIKYGYPFVFSGLLLWLLNWIDRFVLRLYTSFSDIGLYSAAFKIVSAMSLLTTGFSTLWYPFAYEQYEKNPEDKMIFKRALDYMAFLVFSAGFLLLSFKDVIFLLLARSYRPAAAISPFLILNPVMITMAIVVARGIDFSKKTYWFIVSDGAAALFNLAGNFLLVPTLGAKGAAVSTGLSFIIVFAIESSVSKKLYPVPYDLKKVYCLVSLFVFSAVLHTFSQNLLLPVLSSVFGVFVTIFAYKSEFLKVVSIGVEFLKTTFHRK; this is encoded by the coding sequence ATGACTCCCAACGAACGAGATCTTTTGAAAAAATACATCTCCTTTTCTCTTGGAACTTGGTTCAGAGCGCTCATTTCTTTCTTCACCACGCCCATCACAACCTGGATGATCAATCCCGAAGAGTTTGGGAAAGCCACCATGTTCTCCACAGTGTATTCCATCCTTCTTCTTGTAGCCCTCCTTGGAACTCCAAATTCTTTCCTCAGATTCTTTCCACAAAAGTCAGAAGAGGAAAAACCAGTTCTCTTGTGGAGCAGTGTGATGCCACCGGTTCTTTTGAGTATCTTGCTTAGTCTTGTTGTTTTCATTTTCAGATCTTCCATAAACACATTTCTGGTAGGAACACCTGATTCAAAAGCTCATGTCATTTTGATCGCAACGCTCATAACAGGAATTTTCCAAACCTTCAATTTGAACCTCGTAAGGTCCAAGGGAAGAGCCATTCTTTTCTCTGCGATTCAGGTAATTCAGTCTTTGAGTCAGATGGGTTTTATTGTTCTCTACGCTTTACTTGTGAGCCGTGATTTTTACACTTTGCTTTACGCACAGCTTTTCTCAAACGTTGTGGCACTTGCTGTCGGTATGCTCTTTGAAAGGTCCTATTGGTTTCCTGTAAAAATAGACAAAAAACTCGTTTTTGAGGTCATAAAGTATGGATATCCTTTCGTTTTCTCAGGTCTTCTTTTGTGGCTTCTAAACTGGATAGACAGATTTGTTCTTCGACTTTACACGAGTTTTTCTGATATCGGTTTGTACTCTGCAGCATTCAAGATTGTTTCAGCGATGAGCTTGCTTACAACTGGTTTTTCCACACTCTGGTACCCTTTCGCATACGAACAGTACGAGAAAAATCCTGAAGACAAAATGATCTTCAAAAGAGCTCTTGACTACATGGCCTTTCTTGTCTTTTCCGCTGGTTTTCTTCTTCTTTCCTTCAAGGACGTTATTTTCCTTCTGCTCGCAAGATCCTACCGCCCAGCCGCGGCAATTTCTCCATTTCTGATATTAAACCCTGTGATGATAACCATGGCCATTGTTGTCGCAAGGGGAATCGATTTTTCCAAGAAAACCTACTGGTTCATCGTGAGCGATGGTGCAGCTGCTTTGTTCAATCTTGCTGGGAATTTCCTTCTTGTTCCCACACTTGGAGCCAAAGGAGCTGCTGTTTCTACGGGGCTATCTTTCATAATCGTGTTTGCTATCGAGTCGAGTGTGTCCAAAAAGTTGTACCCTGTTCCATACGATCTGAAGAAAGTCTACTGTCTTGTATCACTCTTTGTCTTCTCGGCAGTGTTGCATACATTCTCCCAGAATCTGCTCTTGCCTGTTCTTTCATCTGTTTTTGGTGTCTTTGTCACAATCTTTGCCTACAAAAGTGAATTCCTTAAAGTAGTGTCCATCGGTGTAGAATTTTTGAAAACCACCTTTCACCGCAAATGA
- a CDS encoding glycosyltransferase, translating into MNTTKIKERIGHLLIMVMSVLLLELKYSEQPPLIRTLYGVVVTFLVIMQYALFRKHKLVVLGSLFLIREPNIFFVLSTSDVAIIAYVLLELRRLKLKLSIFKEPLDVRDIYLETLENAARCIFVSRALLEKAKSFGYSGQNATVIPNGYDPDVFKPMDKNTVRKELGIYKENTHYVGFVGNLIPIKRADKLPEIFRKIAKELPNTRFLIVGDGALRDKILKEMKGLDVVFAGRVPQVEVAKYMNAMDVMVLPSRNEGWPCVILEAQACGTCVIGSSNGGIPEAIGFEKYVVQEGDKFEERFGKRVVEVLREGYDMNRLMERAKGFTWVKVVERETELYEQIIQAFRRD; encoded by the coding sequence ATGAACACGACAAAGATAAAAGAAAGAATAGGACATTTATTGATTATGGTTATGTCTGTTTTGTTACTAGAATTAAAATATTCGGAGCAACCTCCTCTCATCAGAACGCTTTATGGGGTAGTTGTAACGTTTTTAGTTATAATGCAGTATGCCTTATTCAGAAAACATAAACTAGTGGTGCTGGGAAGTCTATTTCTGATTAGAGAACCAAACATTTTCTTCGTTTTATCCACTAGCGATGTGGCGATTATTGCTTATGTTTTGCTTGAATTAAGAAGGTTGAAGTTAAAATTATCTATTTTCAAAGAACCATTAGATGTGAGAGATATATACCTGGAAACTCTAGAAAACGCCGCAAGATGCATCTTTGTAAGCAGAGCACTTCTTGAGAAGGCAAAATCTTTTGGCTATTCTGGTCAAAACGCAACTGTGATACCAAACGGGTACGACCCGGATGTGTTCAAACCCATGGACAAAAACACCGTGAGAAAAGAACTTGGAATATACAAAGAAAACACACACTACGTGGGTTTTGTCGGAAATCTGATACCCATAAAAAGGGCAGATAAACTGCCTGAGATATTTAGAAAAATAGCAAAAGAACTTCCAAACACAAGATTTCTGATCGTTGGAGATGGGGCATTGAGAGATAAAATACTGAAAGAGATGAAAGGGCTCGATGTTGTCTTTGCTGGAAGGGTGCCGCAGGTGGAAGTTGCAAAGTACATGAACGCAATGGACGTGATGGTATTGCCAAGCAGAAATGAAGGATGGCCCTGTGTCATTCTCGAGGCACAGGCCTGCGGTACATGTGTGATTGGAAGTAGTAATGGTGGGATACCAGAAGCAATAGGATTCGAAAAGTACGTTGTTCAGGAAGGAGATAAATTTGAAGAGAGGTTTGGGAAAAGAGTGGTTGAGGTTTTAAGAGAAGGATACGATATGAACAGGCTCATGGAGAGGGCAAAAGGATTCACATGGGTGAAGGTCGTCGAAAGAGAGACCGAGCTTTACGAACAAATTATACAGGCCTTTCGGCGTGATTGA
- a CDS encoding glycosyltransferase family 4 protein, translating into MIKVLHIIPSLAVGGAEKLVSDMVEFADRSRFDVAVMRITGTDSFLVEKLTSKGYQVYTIVLDYEAIAPSKVIRRLLRAIKNMRRTYNLLREIRPDIIHSHLSALRIALIPALLCRIPVKVHTIHTVAEKDAKGITRFFNRIAFKFFGFVPVSISQEVAESVKKLYGRKISTPVIYNGIDVQKFSIDQPKRVDRDKTILINVARLSREKNHALLVRAFSKAVQSCPNLELWLVGDGELRRDIEELVKQLGLEEKVKFFGVRSDVPELLSQADIFVLSSDYEGFGLVVAEAMAAGLPVIATAIGGIPEILEGGRAGILVPPKDVDALAKAIVELARDEKKRAELSDYGRKLVAERFDIRRTVREYEKLYLELLEKKKGSKKFRIKGNVL; encoded by the coding sequence ATGATCAAAGTACTTCACATCATTCCTAGTTTAGCAGTTGGAGGGGCCGAGAAGTTAGTCTCGGACATGGTTGAATTTGCTGATCGATCCCGGTTTGACGTAGCTGTCATGAGAATAACAGGAACGGACAGTTTTTTAGTTGAAAAGCTTACAAGTAAAGGTTACCAGGTTTACACGATTGTACTTGATTACGAGGCGATCGCTCCCTCCAAAGTAATTAGACGATTACTGAGAGCTATTAAGAATATGAGAAGAACATATAACCTGCTCCGTGAGATCAGGCCAGACATCATACATTCCCACCTCTCTGCTCTTAGAATTGCCCTAATACCAGCTTTACTCTGTCGCATACCCGTCAAAGTCCATACAATTCATACTGTTGCAGAAAAAGATGCAAAAGGTATAACAAGGTTTTTCAATAGAATCGCTTTCAAGTTCTTCGGCTTTGTACCAGTGAGCATTTCACAAGAAGTGGCAGAAAGTGTCAAGAAGCTATACGGTCGTAAAATTTCAACGCCAGTCATCTATAACGGAATAGATGTGCAAAAATTCTCGATCGATCAACCGAAAAGAGTGGATAGGGATAAAACCATACTGATTAATGTCGCAAGGCTCTCAAGGGAAAAGAACCACGCACTTTTGGTTCGTGCCTTCAGCAAAGCTGTCCAGTCTTGTCCAAACCTTGAGTTGTGGCTCGTAGGTGATGGAGAGCTGAGAAGAGACATAGAAGAACTTGTCAAACAGCTTGGTTTGGAAGAGAAGGTCAAGTTCTTCGGTGTAAGATCAGACGTACCAGAGTTGCTTTCACAGGCTGATATATTTGTGCTGAGCTCTGACTACGAGGGGTTCGGATTGGTAGTGGCGGAAGCAATGGCGGCTGGACTTCCAGTGATAGCGACGGCCATTGGGGGAATACCAGAAATTCTTGAAGGAGGAAGAGCTGGAATACTCGTTCCTCCGAAAGATGTGGATGCGCTTGCAAAAGCGATTGTTGAGCTTGCAAGAGATGAGAAAAAACGCGCTGAACTGTCGGATTATGGAAGGAAGTTAGTAGCGGAAAGGTTCGATATCAGAAGAACCGTCAGAGAATATGAGAAACTGTATCTTGAGCTTTTGGAGAAAAAGAAAGGGTCTAAGAAGTTTCGCATTAAGGGAAATGTTCTCTGA
- a CDS encoding AAA domain-containing protein — MKSLKNVDVLPGRWFQVEIEELSTLREIVEILRKRKVLMKKYFQHTEKSIEEMTEILQPVERFSRSWLRILNPSYWKWKKFVNRNLRYPHNFEEIQRLYEISKNLIDTEIKYNDLKEKIPDQEFSFDEYRTKELEEIDFALIKLDIALKIRKKLPIKIIKNDLILTRVSKDLISRAIEILEDTQLKKYMEDLNRLWPDGFVGEKTLQTAPVDELIRKIDHLIANESKLHEWIQLQETLESLEKMELKTFIRSVEKEHVKNIRRIFEKSFYKQWIDNVCTLDKNLRDFSSERYEQDILTLEKAEEALRKRWVQYVKSLLAKKFRTILADTNHSQQIRILMRETQKKRRHKPIRKFLLEISDILRFVKPCILMSPLSVSSFLDLDKFINYFDIVIFDEASQLRTPEAISAVVRGKQIIVAGDPKQLPPTNFFKSYYELEDDEDEREPLDSFLDECIALPRVFKQGYLRWHYRSRDERLIAFSNHYFYGENPLITFPSPKYRNSDQGIKLVYVENGTWDRAGKRVNTMEALKVVDIVIEHFQKHPDRSIGVVTMNTSQSDLIENLLQRRLMEYPHLMDVIFKESNEPFFIKSLENVQGDERDTIIISIGYARTPSGELFYNFGPLNNEGGWRRLNVLITRARYQIILVTSLRSEDLSRANSENKGVAALRNYLKYAEQNCKLEFCRSYGESDDIIPTSIARQLNNIGFLTDTNIGMGLCQVSVGIEDPEDPGRYKIGIIHDGKNHAMIQDVIDREVLKFKVLESLGWKLKRLWTIEWYRDPEKVLKNIIEHLK; from the coding sequence TTGAAATCGCTGAAAAATGTAGACGTGCTCCCGGGTAGATGGTTTCAAGTTGAAATCGAAGAACTTTCCACACTGAGGGAAATTGTTGAGATTTTGCGTAAAAGAAAAGTTCTGATGAAAAAATATTTCCAGCACACAGAAAAATCAATTGAAGAAATGACTGAGATCCTTCAGCCAGTGGAACGCTTTTCCAGAAGCTGGTTACGTATTTTGAATCCATCTTACTGGAAATGGAAGAAGTTCGTAAACAGAAATCTCAGGTATCCTCATAACTTCGAAGAAATTCAACGACTCTATGAAATATCCAAGAATCTAATAGACACGGAAATAAAATACAACGATCTCAAGGAAAAGATTCCTGATCAGGAATTTTCTTTTGATGAATACAGAACGAAAGAACTAGAAGAAATCGATTTTGCGCTCATAAAATTAGATATAGCGCTGAAAATTAGAAAAAAACTTCCAATAAAGATCATCAAAAACGATCTAATTCTCACCAGGGTTTCAAAAGATCTGATCTCAAGGGCAATTGAGATTCTTGAAGACACACAATTGAAAAAATATATGGAAGATCTGAACAGATTGTGGCCAGATGGATTTGTGGGCGAAAAAACACTTCAGACAGCTCCTGTTGATGAACTTATTCGCAAAATAGATCATCTTATAGCCAATGAATCAAAACTCCACGAATGGATACAGCTTCAAGAGACACTTGAAAGTCTTGAGAAGATGGAGCTAAAGACTTTCATACGGAGTGTGGAAAAAGAACACGTAAAAAATATTCGACGAATTTTTGAGAAATCATTCTACAAGCAATGGATAGATAATGTTTGCACTCTTGATAAAAACCTCCGCGACTTTTCAAGTGAAAGATATGAACAGGATATTTTGACACTTGAGAAGGCGGAAGAAGCACTCAGAAAAAGATGGGTGCAATATGTGAAATCGTTACTCGCAAAGAAATTTCGAACGATACTTGCAGATACAAATCACTCGCAGCAGATACGTATTCTGATGAGGGAAACCCAGAAAAAACGGCGGCATAAACCCATAAGGAAATTTCTCCTGGAAATATCTGACATTCTCAGATTCGTCAAACCCTGCATTCTAATGAGTCCACTGTCTGTTTCTTCTTTTCTGGACTTAGACAAGTTTATCAACTATTTTGATATCGTGATATTTGACGAAGCGTCACAACTAAGAACTCCTGAAGCAATCTCTGCTGTGGTTCGCGGAAAACAGATAATAGTTGCAGGAGATCCAAAGCAACTCCCTCCCACTAACTTTTTCAAATCCTATTATGAACTGGAAGATGATGAAGACGAAAGGGAACCTCTTGACTCTTTTCTCGATGAATGCATAGCTTTACCGCGTGTGTTCAAACAGGGGTATCTAAGATGGCACTATCGAAGTCGTGATGAACGTTTGATAGCGTTCTCAAATCACTATTTTTACGGAGAGAACCCGCTGATAACCTTTCCATCACCAAAATACAGAAACTCTGATCAAGGTATAAAACTCGTTTATGTTGAAAACGGCACCTGGGACCGCGCAGGGAAAAGAGTGAACACGATGGAAGCCCTGAAAGTGGTGGACATAGTTATTGAACATTTCCAAAAGCATCCAGATCGCTCGATAGGCGTTGTCACAATGAACACCTCTCAAAGTGATTTGATAGAAAATCTTCTTCAAAGGCGTTTGATGGAGTATCCACACCTTATGGATGTCATTTTTAAAGAATCAAACGAACCATTTTTCATAAAATCACTCGAAAATGTTCAGGGGGATGAAAGAGATACGATTATTATCAGCATTGGATATGCCAGAACACCTTCTGGGGAATTGTTCTACAATTTTGGACCCTTGAACAATGAAGGAGGTTGGAGAAGGTTAAACGTTCTCATCACAAGAGCTCGTTATCAAATCATACTGGTTACCAGTTTGCGTTCTGAGGATCTTTCCAGAGCGAATTCTGAGAATAAAGGAGTAGCGGCACTTAGAAATTACCTTAAATACGCCGAACAAAACTGTAAGCTTGAATTCTGTAGATCTTATGGGGAATCAGATGATATCATTCCCACCTCAATAGCTCGACAGTTGAATAATATAGGTTTTCTGACAGATACCAACATAGGAATGGGACTATGTCAGGTGAGTGTTGGAATTGAGGATCCTGAAGATCCCGGAAGATACAAAATAGGTATTATACACGACGGAAAAAACCACGCAATGATTCAGGATGTGATTGATAGAGAAGTCCTTAAGTTTAAGGTTCTTGAAAGTTTGGGATGGAAGCTAAAGAGGCTGTGGACAATTGAGTGGTATAGAGACCCCGAAAAAGTGTTAAAAAACATTATTGAACATTTAAAATAG
- a CDS encoding glycosyltransferase, which translates to MQTDMDLEIIVVNDGSTDRTKEVLMKYFPTAVLATTKSSQKKTVAQVQRETED; encoded by the coding sequence TTGCAGACAGATATGGATCTGGAAATAATAGTTGTTAACGATGGTTCCACAGATCGAACGAAAGAAGTGCTTATGAAGTACTTTCCAACAGCGGTTTTAGCAACTACAAAGTCATCACAAAAGAAAACGGTGGCCCAAGTTCAGCGAGAAACAGAGGATTGA
- a CDS encoding ATP-binding protein gives MRMDELYIMNPWWRDPEIINTDRHISMFENSTFKYFPENLFKKIPLNKPGIYTIRGPRQVGKTTFLKLYIRKLLRDGVKPSNIFFFTCDAVKDRFELIETMKAYFQIFERKAGETRYLFIDEITAVEDWQKSIKYLVDIGLLENSLLILTGSSAFDLKRSSERLPGRKGYGEDLVYLPLTFGEFLESLGISVERMSVDDIFLKSEEELRILYLKNSFLKEYFVKYLNTGGFPKVIDVFLKEGKIDEITKGVFRDFILGDAEKYLGSRIKVIEIFKKLPDIVGQRFSWNSLVDIFSGAIESVDTIQKYFEYLGYSFILMNVFFVDISRKTVRLKKQKKTYPIDRVVVDIIEEISGKQIKLPQIVEMLTLRHLMGNGKTLPNGMNLYDGPFFWYSDRGNEVDFVFEHGDSLIPVEINFQNNIHRSDYAGMKKVFKKGIVITQDAIFRDENIVAVPAWLFFAVFEGNE, from the coding sequence GTGAGGATGGACGAGCTTTACATTATGAACCCCTGGTGGCGAGACCCAGAGATCATAAACACTGATCGGCACATATCGATGTTCGAAAACAGCACATTCAAATACTTTCCAGAAAATCTCTTCAAGAAGATTCCGCTGAACAAACCCGGGATATACACAATAAGAGGGCCTCGCCAGGTAGGAAAAACTACGTTCTTAAAACTCTACATAAGGAAGCTTTTAAGAGACGGTGTGAAACCATCGAACATTTTCTTTTTCACATGCGACGCCGTGAAAGATAGGTTCGAATTGATAGAAACGATGAAGGCCTATTTTCAGATTTTCGAAAGGAAAGCCGGTGAAACAAGATACCTATTCATAGATGAGATAACCGCGGTGGAAGACTGGCAGAAATCCATCAAATATCTGGTAGATATCGGTTTGCTTGAAAATTCCCTCCTCATACTCACAGGTTCCTCTGCTTTCGATCTGAAGAGATCGAGTGAAAGACTTCCAGGAAGAAAGGGTTACGGTGAAGACCTGGTGTACCTTCCTCTCACCTTCGGAGAATTTCTGGAAAGTCTTGGAATCTCAGTGGAAAGAATGTCAGTGGATGATATCTTCTTGAAAAGCGAGGAAGAACTTCGAATTCTGTATCTCAAGAACTCTTTTCTGAAGGAGTACTTCGTGAAATACCTGAACACAGGTGGATTTCCAAAAGTGATAGATGTTTTCCTGAAAGAAGGCAAGATCGACGAGATCACGAAAGGAGTTTTTCGAGATTTCATCCTGGGAGACGCGGAGAAATACCTGGGGTCGAGGATTAAGGTCATAGAGATCTTCAAAAAACTTCCAGATATAGTGGGACAGCGTTTTTCATGGAACTCCCTTGTTGACATATTCAGTGGCGCTATAGAAAGTGTTGACACGATTCAGAAATATTTCGAGTATCTTGGTTACAGCTTCATTCTGATGAACGTGTTTTTCGTGGATATTTCCAGAAAAACTGTCAGATTGAAGAAACAGAAGAAGACGTATCCCATCGATAGAGTTGTGGTCGATATCATTGAAGAGATCAGCGGAAAGCAGATCAAGCTTCCCCAGATTGTGGAGATGCTAACTCTGAGACATCTCATGGGAAACGGAAAGACCTTGCCGAACGGCATGAACCTTTACGACGGACCATTTTTCTGGTATTCGGATCGTGGCAATGAGGTAGATTTCGTTTTCGAACACGGAGATTCTCTCATACCGGTTGAAATCAATTTCCAGAACAACATACACAGGTCCGATTATGCTGGGATGAAGAAAGTCTTCAAGAAAGGAATCGTCATCACCCAGGATGCGATCTTCAGAGACGAAAACATCGTGGCGGTACCGGCATGGCTCTTCTTTGCAGTGTTTGAAGGAAACGAATAG
- a CDS encoding nucleotidyltransferase family protein, with product MLKRSSDSAKIFYPEYKREKVLGIIRNSLPQLLKKLPVRLVVLFGSYAKGNFTVFSDVDLLVVYEDPFREDAYKIVKRTIKLKGLEPHVYSLSEYKQMEKTISKMIEGGVVVYKAL from the coding sequence ATGCTGAAAAGATCATCCGATTCTGCGAAGATCTTCTATCCAGAATATAAAAGGGAAAAGGTCCTGGGAATCATCAGAAATTCCCTTCCACAACTCCTGAAGAAACTTCCTGTGAGACTTGTGGTACTTTTTGGCTCTTATGCGAAGGGAAATTTCACCGTCTTCAGCGATGTCGATCTTCTTGTCGTGTACGAAGACCCGTTCAGAGAAGACGCTTATAAAATAGTGAAAAGGACCATCAAATTGAAAGGACTGGAACCGCACGTCTATTCTCTGAGTGAATACAAACAGATGGAAAAGACCATCTCGAAGATGATCGAGGGTGGAGTGGTTGTTTATAAAGCGTTATAG